Proteins from one Mycolicibacter virginiensis genomic window:
- a CDS encoding acyl-CoA dehydrogenase family protein yields the protein MAIELSYSAEVSALVEKTRAFIEDVVLPVEDRFGGDIAAAGGDAAVKELQAAARDAGVFAPHAPVEYGGLGLNMSDRAPVFEAAGYSLFGPAAVNIAAPDEGNVHLLAEVASPEQKARYLAPLAAGDVRSAFAMTEPGPGAGSDPSALTTKAERRSGDWYITGRKWYITGADGAGFFIVMARTSGEPGQRGGATMFLVPADTAGLTVGRHIPTLDRSMVGGHCEVFFDDVRVPEEAVLGEVDRGFEYAQVRLGPARMTHVMRWLGAARRGHDTALSHVVERQAFGSTLADLGMIQNMVADNEIDIAATRALLVRACWELDQGSSAGDATSIAKTFAAEAIFRIVDRSVQMCGALGVTEDLPPARLSREVRPFRVYDGPSEVHRWAIAKRRVGAARRARKDAAQ from the coding sequence ATGGCGATCGAGTTGAGCTACTCGGCGGAAGTGTCGGCGCTCGTCGAAAAGACGCGAGCGTTCATCGAGGACGTGGTGCTGCCGGTGGAGGACCGCTTCGGCGGGGACATCGCCGCCGCGGGCGGTGACGCCGCGGTCAAAGAACTGCAAGCGGCTGCTCGCGATGCGGGGGTGTTTGCGCCGCACGCTCCCGTCGAATACGGCGGGCTGGGCTTGAACATGTCCGACCGGGCGCCGGTCTTCGAGGCTGCCGGCTACTCGCTGTTCGGCCCGGCTGCGGTGAACATCGCCGCGCCCGATGAAGGCAACGTGCACCTGCTGGCGGAGGTGGCCAGCCCCGAACAGAAGGCGCGTTACCTCGCGCCCTTGGCGGCCGGCGACGTGCGATCCGCGTTCGCGATGACCGAGCCAGGGCCGGGCGCGGGCTCGGACCCGTCGGCGCTGACGACAAAGGCCGAACGCCGTTCGGGCGACTGGTACATCACCGGACGCAAGTGGTACATCACCGGCGCCGACGGCGCGGGATTCTTCATCGTCATGGCACGCACCTCCGGGGAGCCCGGCCAGCGCGGCGGCGCCACCATGTTCCTGGTCCCCGCCGACACTGCGGGGCTGACCGTCGGCCGACACATCCCGACCCTGGACCGATCCATGGTGGGCGGCCACTGTGAGGTGTTCTTCGATGACGTTCGGGTTCCCGAGGAAGCGGTGCTCGGCGAGGTGGACCGCGGCTTCGAATACGCCCAGGTACGTCTCGGGCCCGCGCGCATGACGCACGTCATGCGATGGCTCGGCGCAGCGCGTCGCGGCCACGACACCGCACTGTCGCACGTCGTGGAGCGTCAGGCCTTCGGCTCGACGCTCGCCGACCTCGGCATGATCCAGAACATGGTGGCCGACAACGAAATCGACATCGCGGCCACCCGAGCGCTGCTGGTGCGCGCATGCTGGGAACTTGATCAGGGTTCTAGCGCCGGCGACGCGACGTCGATCGCTAAGACATTCGCTGCCGAGGCGATCTTCCGGATCGTCGACCGCAGCGTGCAGATGTGCGGCGCGCTCGGCGTCACCGAGGACCTGCCCCCGGCACGGCTTTCTCGCGAGGTGCGTCCGTTCCGGGTGTACGACGGTCCCTCCGAGGTGCACCGCTGGGCCATCGCCAAGCGGCGTGTCGGGGCCGCCCGGCGCGCTCGCAAGGACGCCGCGCAGTGA
- a CDS encoding phosphotransferase family protein — MTAEALDPVALRRYLVANDVPVQGELTVELIAGGRSNLTFKVSDESSAWVVRRPPLGGLTPSAHDVGREFAVTDKLYGTGVPIARPVALDSDGTVCGAPLTITEFVTGRVYRHKDDLDTLSDAELAANASALVRILVDLHAVDYRAVGLESFGRPDGFLERQVRLWARQWELVKTPGNDDALSDDVTKLAAALADTIPPTSQPSVVHGDFRIDNTICDPEQADVIRAVVDWELSTLGDPLTDIALMCVYRSPAFDLVFGHPAAWTSTRLPSADALAEEYARLSGRDLSDWNFYLALANFKIGVIAEGITHRAQHGAKDVQNAGAAAQAAPEFIAAARNALK, encoded by the coding sequence GTGACGGCCGAAGCCCTCGATCCGGTTGCCCTACGGCGATATCTCGTCGCCAACGACGTTCCGGTTCAGGGAGAACTCACCGTCGAACTGATCGCCGGTGGCCGGTCAAACCTCACCTTCAAGGTCAGCGACGAATCGTCGGCCTGGGTTGTACGCCGGCCTCCGCTCGGCGGTCTGACTCCGTCGGCTCACGATGTGGGCCGTGAATTCGCGGTCACCGACAAGCTCTACGGCACCGGTGTTCCGATCGCGCGGCCCGTGGCACTCGACTCCGACGGCACCGTGTGCGGTGCGCCATTGACAATCACGGAGTTCGTGACCGGTCGGGTCTACCGCCACAAGGACGATCTGGACACCCTGTCCGACGCGGAACTGGCGGCCAACGCCTCGGCGCTGGTGCGGATTCTGGTGGACCTGCATGCGGTCGACTACCGCGCCGTCGGGCTCGAATCCTTCGGCAGGCCAGATGGTTTCCTGGAGCGGCAGGTGCGCCTGTGGGCTCGCCAGTGGGAACTGGTCAAAACGCCCGGCAACGATGACGCGCTGTCCGACGATGTCACGAAGCTGGCCGCCGCACTGGCCGACACCATCCCGCCGACATCGCAACCGTCGGTGGTGCACGGCGACTTCCGCATCGACAACACCATCTGCGATCCAGAACAGGCGGACGTCATCCGGGCTGTTGTGGACTGGGAGCTTTCCACCCTCGGTGACCCGCTCACCGATATCGCCCTGATGTGCGTCTACCGGTCACCGGCATTCGACCTGGTGTTCGGCCACCCCGCCGCGTGGACCAGTACACGCCTGCCGTCGGCCGACGCCCTCGCCGAGGAGTACGCACGGCTGTCCGGCCGAGACCTGAGCGACTGGAACTTCTACCTGGCGCTGGCGAACTTCAAAATCGGGGTGATCGCCGAAGGGATCACCCACCGAGCACAGCATGGCGCGAAAGACGTACAGAATGCCGGTGCGGCGGCACAGGCTGCGCCGGAATTCATCGCTGCGGCCCGAAACGCATTGAAATAA
- a CDS encoding SDR family NAD(P)-dependent oxidoreductase, protein MSVLDKFRMDGKVAVVTGASSGLGVYFARAFAEAGADVVLAARRVDKLAQAAELVTAAGRAALPVATDVADPAAATRMVEAAMERFGRVDVLINNAGIGTAHPATRETPEQFREVIDINLNGAYWAAQACGRVMGPGSSIVNISSILGLTTAGLPQAAYAASKAGLIGLTRDLAQQWGGRKGIRVNAIAPGFFASEMTEQYRPGYLDSVAHRIVLGRMGDPEDLAASVLWLASDAGGYVTGQTIAVDGGFTIN, encoded by the coding sequence GTGAGCGTACTGGACAAGTTCCGCATGGACGGCAAGGTCGCGGTGGTGACCGGAGCGTCCTCGGGCCTCGGCGTGTATTTCGCCCGGGCCTTCGCCGAGGCCGGTGCGGACGTCGTGCTGGCAGCGCGGCGGGTGGACAAGCTCGCGCAGGCGGCCGAACTCGTCACCGCTGCCGGACGCGCAGCTCTGCCGGTGGCGACCGATGTCGCGGACCCGGCGGCGGCGACCAGGATGGTCGAAGCGGCGATGGAGCGATTCGGCCGGGTCGATGTGCTGATCAACAACGCCGGCATCGGCACGGCGCACCCCGCTACCCGGGAGACTCCCGAGCAGTTCCGGGAGGTCATCGACATCAACCTCAACGGGGCCTACTGGGCGGCGCAGGCCTGCGGGCGGGTGATGGGGCCGGGTTCGTCGATCGTCAACATCTCCAGCATCCTGGGCCTGACCACGGCGGGTCTCCCGCAGGCGGCCTACGCCGCCAGCAAAGCTGGGCTCATCGGTCTGACCCGGGACCTGGCTCAGCAGTGGGGTGGCCGAAAAGGCATCCGGGTCAACGCGATCGCACCCGGTTTCTTCGCATCGGAGATGACCGAACAGTATCGTCCGGGCTACCTGGACAGCGTCGCGCACCGCATCGTGCTGGGTCGGATGGGAGACCCGGAAGATCTTGCAGCCTCGGTGCTGTGGCTCGCCTCGGATGCCGGTGGCTACGTCACGGGACAGACCATCGCGGTCGACGGCGGCTTCACGATCAACTAG
- a CDS encoding alpha/beta fold hydrolase, producing the protein MTDVDTVHATQGSGLEPDVTRSVRRAFGVLEWLAPRLGARWAIELWCTPPEAKSTRMPPGAGVGEPVEASWSGHRIVGEAWGAGPTVYLVHGWGGCRAHLGVFVKPLVAAGHRVVAFDLPSHHESGPGELAPGRTTIAECGRAVQAMVDAHGPARAIVAHSLGAKATALAMSWGTPAERLVFLAPMGGFAHYLDWFARRHGFGPRIRDALHRRLDRRLGFPLLHADLPHLASCLKDPPPLLIVHDPDDPDSPFATSEELASVWPGASVTATNGLGRLAHYRIMRNPQAVRAAVAFIGSAPAL; encoded by the coding sequence GTGACCGATGTCGATACCGTGCACGCAACGCAAGGGTCCGGGCTGGAGCCCGACGTCACGCGCTCGGTCCGCAGGGCATTCGGTGTTCTGGAGTGGTTGGCGCCACGTCTGGGCGCGCGCTGGGCGATCGAGTTGTGGTGTACGCCGCCGGAGGCGAAGTCGACGCGCATGCCACCGGGTGCGGGCGTCGGCGAGCCCGTGGAAGCATCTTGGTCAGGCCATCGCATCGTGGGCGAAGCATGGGGTGCGGGACCAACGGTGTACCTCGTGCACGGCTGGGGCGGATGTCGAGCGCATTTGGGCGTCTTCGTCAAACCCCTCGTCGCGGCCGGGCATCGGGTCGTCGCCTTCGACCTGCCCAGCCACCATGAATCCGGGCCGGGCGAGCTGGCACCGGGACGCACCACGATTGCCGAATGCGGGCGAGCGGTGCAGGCCATGGTGGACGCTCACGGACCCGCGCGGGCGATAGTCGCGCACTCGCTCGGCGCCAAGGCCACCGCGCTGGCAATGTCGTGGGGGACACCTGCCGAGCGGTTGGTCTTCTTGGCGCCGATGGGTGGCTTCGCCCACTACCTCGACTGGTTCGCGCGGCGGCACGGTTTCGGTCCGCGCATCCGCGACGCGTTGCACCGGCGCCTTGACCGCCGGCTGGGATTCCCACTGCTGCACGCAGACCTGCCGCATTTGGCGTCGTGCCTAAAAGATCCGCCTCCGCTGCTGATCGTGCACGACCCGGATGACCCAGACAGTCCCTTTGCCACCAGCGAGGAGCTGGCATCCGTGTGGCCGGGGGCGAGCGTGACCGCTACGAACGGCCTTGGGCGCCTGGCGCACTACCGCATCATGCGCAACCCCCAGGCGGTGCGCGCCGCAGTCGCGTTCATCGGCTCGGCGCCCGCGTTGTAA
- a CDS encoding helix-turn-helix domain-containing protein — MLSELGTDPAAVLQLVAHFDALLESSADAEAVILSAEAVAECPVTVRWTSATEPEIRLERAGRAPHPLDEVLLDRVRHALRMAASRAGETVRLGDPALVELLLSDNELPAERARAIRLLGLDETREVRVLAVSAGSPAEALRVVVRELGDQPVRSVTIGADTALLCYSSEDARTLSDRLDAAIIAAFPPPLPAQVGRGPWVGIGAKTTVFAAAASWQQAQRGLRFASSTHYGRRAVAYERLSVLELLADLPLEQVLRHHDVARINAIAAKPAGAHDVDTTEAFCVLGSLRRTATQLHLHHSTVAARIAHVETAMGWDLADPIDRFTATLVLFVRRIALSSAELTGNGPTNVGHNP, encoded by the coding sequence CTGCTATCGGAGCTGGGCACTGACCCGGCCGCCGTCTTGCAGCTGGTCGCCCACTTCGATGCGCTCCTGGAGTCGTCGGCCGATGCCGAGGCGGTGATCTTGTCCGCCGAAGCGGTTGCCGAATGCCCGGTGACCGTGCGGTGGACGTCGGCGACCGAGCCCGAGATCCGGCTGGAACGCGCGGGCCGCGCACCCCATCCACTCGATGAAGTACTGCTCGACCGAGTGCGCCACGCGTTGCGAATGGCGGCATCGCGGGCCGGCGAGACCGTCCGCCTGGGCGACCCAGCGCTGGTGGAACTGTTGTTGTCCGACAACGAATTACCCGCGGAGCGGGCCCGCGCGATCCGGCTATTGGGCCTCGATGAGACCCGCGAGGTCCGGGTGCTGGCGGTGTCGGCGGGATCGCCTGCAGAGGCGTTGCGCGTGGTCGTGCGCGAACTGGGCGACCAACCGGTCCGCTCGGTCACGATCGGCGCCGACACGGCGCTGCTGTGCTACAGCTCCGAAGACGCCCGGACCCTGTCGGACCGGCTCGATGCGGCGATCATCGCGGCCTTTCCGCCACCGTTGCCGGCGCAGGTGGGGCGCGGGCCGTGGGTGGGGATCGGCGCCAAGACCACCGTGTTCGCCGCCGCGGCGTCCTGGCAGCAGGCGCAGCGGGGTCTGCGATTCGCGTCGTCCACCCACTACGGGCGGCGAGCGGTCGCCTACGAACGGCTCAGTGTCCTGGAGTTGCTGGCCGACCTGCCGCTGGAGCAGGTGCTGCGGCACCACGATGTGGCGCGGATCAACGCGATCGCGGCGAAACCGGCCGGTGCGCACGACGTCGACACCACCGAGGCGTTCTGCGTGCTCGGTTCGCTGCGCCGCACCGCCACCCAGCTGCACCTGCACCACAGCACGGTGGCGGCGCGCATCGCCCACGTCGAGACGGCGATGGGCTGGGATCTGGCCGACCCGATCGATCGGTTCACCGCCACCCTGGTGCTCTTCGTGCGCCGGATCGCACTGTCATCGGCCGAGCTCACCGGCAACGGACCGACAAACGTCGGACACAATCCATGA
- a CDS encoding nuclear transport factor 2 family protein, which produces MNEGARIVAVIDPSRTWAPLEKRLAETTNERHRAALQVVIEHMKGEASPDLDQVMGTLSPEPDYHFWMGGQDVGPKTTEGVHTYYTAFMATRTNVLEFEIDRLVVDDDCVVTEGNMKQLYPGSQTAILGIEVEDPDADYLVVYRQVLLWPLDANGKIVGEDSYFAGVRSVTPVAREDLPQSYIDLVHAPAANAS; this is translated from the coding sequence CTGAACGAAGGAGCGAGAATCGTGGCCGTCATCGACCCCAGCCGGACCTGGGCCCCCTTGGAGAAGCGGTTGGCCGAAACCACCAATGAGCGGCACCGGGCCGCCCTCCAAGTGGTGATCGAGCACATGAAGGGCGAGGCGTCGCCCGACCTCGACCAGGTGATGGGGACGCTGAGCCCCGAGCCCGACTACCACTTCTGGATGGGCGGTCAGGATGTCGGTCCCAAGACCACCGAGGGCGTGCACACCTACTACACGGCCTTCATGGCGACCCGGACCAATGTGTTGGAGTTCGAGATCGACCGGTTGGTGGTCGACGACGACTGTGTGGTGACCGAGGGGAACATGAAGCAGCTGTACCCGGGTTCGCAGACCGCCATCCTCGGGATTGAGGTCGAGGATCCCGATGCCGACTACTTGGTGGTGTATCGGCAGGTGCTGCTGTGGCCGCTCGACGCCAACGGCAAGATCGTCGGTGAGGACTCCTACTTCGCCGGCGTGCGCAGCGTGACCCCGGTGGCCCGCGAAGACCTCCCGCAGTCCTACATCGATCTCGTTCACGCGCCCGCGGCCAATGCGTCCTGA
- a CDS encoding AMP-binding protein produces the protein MRPDIAGLLLDRLGDRHLGLRTRQRDWTWDDVVRESAARAALASSLRRDGPFHIGVLLDNVEDFVFWLGAGALAGGVIVGINPTRGDAEMAAEIRHADCQLIVTDTVGMDRLRGLDHGLNPDRFLVIDEPGYAALLDEHRVEPAAATGVGPESLLLLLFTSGTTGASKAVKCSQGRLVRIAEMATAKFGHVRSDVDYCCMPLFHGNAIMALWAPALANGATICLTPKFSASQFLPDVRYFGATFFTYVGKALGYLLATAEQPDDADNVLVRGFGTEASPQDQAEFLRRFGAVLHEGYGSSEGGNAAIPDPAAPPGALGRPAHAGIAIVDPKTRAECATAILDEHGRVANADDAVGEIVDRTGARDFEGYYKNDAADSDKIRDGWYWTGDLGYRDEAGFLYFAGRRGDWIRVDGENTSALTIEQVLRRHPLIISAGVYAVPDPRSGDQVMGAVEVADPDSFDAAAFAGYLAAQPDLGRKGFPRFLRVSASLPVTGSNKVLKRELQAQRWHTDEPVYRWVGRGTPEYTRMTDEDKRSLDAEFTSYGRQSYLRGEG, from the coding sequence ATGCGTCCTGACATCGCGGGGCTGCTGCTGGATCGCCTCGGCGATCGGCATCTGGGCCTGCGCACCCGGCAACGGGATTGGACCTGGGACGACGTGGTGCGCGAGTCCGCTGCGCGGGCCGCCCTGGCGTCGTCGTTGCGCCGGGACGGACCGTTTCACATCGGCGTACTGCTGGACAACGTCGAAGATTTCGTGTTCTGGCTCGGCGCCGGCGCGCTGGCGGGCGGGGTCATCGTCGGGATCAACCCCACCCGCGGGGATGCCGAGATGGCCGCGGAGATCCGGCACGCGGACTGTCAACTGATCGTCACCGACACCGTCGGGATGGACCGGCTGCGCGGCCTGGACCACGGACTGAATCCCGACCGCTTCCTGGTGATAGACGAGCCCGGCTACGCCGCACTGCTCGACGAGCACCGGGTGGAGCCGGCTGCCGCCACGGGCGTGGGGCCGGAATCGCTGCTACTGCTGCTGTTCACCTCGGGCACCACCGGTGCCTCGAAGGCAGTCAAGTGCAGCCAGGGCCGGCTGGTCCGGATCGCCGAGATGGCCACCGCCAAATTCGGTCACGTGCGCTCTGACGTCGACTACTGCTGCATGCCGCTGTTTCACGGCAACGCGATCATGGCGCTATGGGCGCCCGCGCTGGCCAACGGAGCCACCATCTGTCTGACACCCAAGTTCTCGGCATCGCAGTTCCTGCCCGACGTGCGCTACTTCGGCGCAACGTTCTTCACCTACGTGGGCAAGGCGCTGGGCTACCTGCTGGCCACCGCCGAACAGCCCGACGACGCCGACAACGTCCTGGTTCGCGGCTTCGGTACTGAGGCGTCGCCACAGGATCAGGCGGAGTTCCTCCGCCGGTTCGGAGCCGTCCTGCACGAGGGATACGGCTCCAGTGAGGGTGGCAACGCGGCGATACCCGACCCGGCGGCACCGCCCGGCGCGCTGGGCCGTCCGGCGCATGCGGGCATCGCCATCGTCGATCCGAAGACCCGTGCCGAATGCGCCACGGCGATCCTCGACGAACACGGCAGGGTGGCCAACGCCGACGACGCGGTCGGCGAGATCGTCGACAGGACCGGGGCCCGCGACTTCGAGGGCTATTACAAGAACGACGCCGCGGACTCCGACAAGATCCGTGACGGCTGGTACTGGACCGGCGACCTCGGCTACCGCGATGAAGCCGGCTTCCTGTACTTCGCCGGCCGCCGCGGCGACTGGATCCGGGTCGACGGCGAGAACACCTCCGCGCTGACCATCGAACAGGTGCTGCGCCGGCACCCGCTGATCATCAGTGCCGGCGTCTACGCGGTGCCCGACCCGCGCTCCGGCGACCAGGTGATGGGTGCCGTCGAGGTCGCCGACCCGGACAGCTTCGACGCGGCAGCCTTCGCCGGGTATCTGGCCGCCCAACCCGACCTGGGCCGCAAGGGCTTCCCACGATTTCTGCGGGTCTCGGCCAGCCTGCCGGTGACCGGCTCGAACAAGGTGCTCAAGCGTGAACTGCAGGCGCAGCGCTGGCACACCGACGAACCGGTATACCGCTGGGTCGGGCGGGGTACCCCCGAATACACCCGCATGACCGACGAAGACAAGCGTTCACTGGACGCCGAATTCACGTCCTATGGCCGGCAAAGCTACCTGCGAGGCGAAGGGTAG
- a CDS encoding DNA polymerase domain-containing protein — translation MAGGMSLEVAGHRVVVTHPEKLVFPGGRGSTPRTKIELIRYYLAVADGALRGVAGRPMILKRFVDGIDAEAIFQKRAPANRPDWVSVAELHYASGRSAQEVVVDDAAGLAWVINLGCVDLNPHPVRAGDLDHPDELRVDLDPTPGVGWSQIVEVTLLAREVLADHGLTAWPKTSGSRGMHIYARIAPQWEFSQVRLAAQAVAREIERRAPQLATSRWWKEERHGVFVDFNQNAKDRTVASAYSVRATDDARVSTPLHWDEVADVDPASFTLDTVPDRFAQVGDPWAGMDDTIGGLDSLLELAEAQGPAEKAPRGARKSVDGRRTSPLPLIEIARTKTRGEAMAALDVWRDRHAAAAKQLAPEDVLLDGMRGPSSIWYRVRINLQHVAQAQRPPQEELIADYSPWSRKGAKG, via the coding sequence ATGGCCGGCGGGATGTCGCTGGAGGTTGCGGGACACCGGGTGGTGGTCACCCACCCGGAGAAGTTGGTGTTTCCAGGTGGACGAGGTTCCACCCCGCGTACCAAGATCGAGCTGATCCGCTACTACCTGGCGGTGGCCGACGGTGCGCTGCGCGGGGTGGCCGGGCGGCCGATGATCCTCAAACGCTTCGTCGACGGCATCGACGCCGAGGCCATCTTCCAGAAGCGGGCACCCGCAAACCGGCCGGATTGGGTATCGGTCGCAGAGCTGCACTACGCGTCGGGCCGGTCGGCGCAAGAGGTCGTCGTCGACGACGCGGCCGGCCTGGCCTGGGTGATCAACCTGGGCTGTGTGGACCTCAATCCGCACCCGGTGCGCGCCGGCGACCTCGACCATCCCGACGAGCTGCGAGTCGACCTCGATCCGACGCCGGGAGTCGGCTGGTCACAGATCGTCGAGGTGACCCTGCTGGCTCGTGAAGTACTGGCCGACCACGGGCTGACGGCGTGGCCGAAGACATCCGGCTCGCGAGGCATGCACATCTATGCGCGGATCGCGCCACAGTGGGAGTTCTCCCAGGTACGACTGGCGGCGCAGGCGGTGGCCCGCGAGATCGAACGGCGCGCACCGCAGTTGGCCACCAGCCGGTGGTGGAAAGAGGAGCGGCACGGCGTCTTCGTGGACTTCAATCAAAACGCCAAGGACCGTACCGTCGCCTCGGCGTACTCGGTGCGGGCCACTGATGACGCCCGAGTGTCGACGCCGCTGCATTGGGATGAGGTCGCCGACGTCGACCCGGCGTCGTTCACGTTGGACACGGTGCCGGATCGCTTCGCCCAGGTCGGCGACCCGTGGGCGGGCATGGACGACACCATCGGCGGGCTGGACTCACTGTTGGAACTGGCCGAAGCGCAGGGCCCGGCGGAGAAGGCGCCCCGCGGCGCACGCAAGAGCGTCGACGGCCGGCGGACGTCGCCGCTGCCGTTGATCGAGATCGCCCGCACCAAGACGCGCGGCGAGGCGATGGCTGCCCTCGATGTCTGGCGGGACCGGCATGCCGCAGCGGCGAAACAGCTTGCCCCGGAGGATGTTCTGCTCGACGGCATGCGCGGTCCGAGTTCGATCTGGTACCGAGTCCGCATCAACCTGCAGCACGTCGCGCAGGCTCAGCGCCCACCCCAGGAAGAGTTGATCGCCGACTACAGCCCGTGGAGCCGGAAGGGCGCCAAGGGCTGA
- the fadD2 gene encoding long-chain-fatty-acid--CoA ligase FadD2 produces the protein MAKLTDLPSQAANKLGRYLERGGAELHYLRKILQSGALKLESPQVIASALADGARWGELGMIPALNARRNPNGVAVIDDDGSITFKELDDAVNAVANGLLAMGVRGGDGVAILARNHRWFLIANYGAARVGARLILLNSEFSGPQIKDVSEREGAKLIIYDDEYTAAVAQAEPTLGKLRALGVNPDTNEPSGSTDETLAQLIARSSKAPAPKITKHASIIILTSGTTGTPKGANRSTPPTMAPIGGILSHVPFRAGEVTSLPSPMFHALGYLHGTLAMFFGSTLVLRRRFKPATVLEDLEKHKVTGMVVVPVMLSRILDQLEKTSPKPDLSNLRIVFVSGSQLGAELATRAMKDLGPVIYNMYGSTEVAFATIAGPADLQHNPATVGPVVKGVKVKILDDNGNELPQGQVGRIFVGNFFPFEGYTGGGGKQIIDGLLSSGDVGYFDERGLLYVSGRDDEMIVSGGENVFPAEVEDLISGHPDVIEATALGVEDKEWGARLRAFVVRKEGSTVDEDTIKVYVKEHLARYKVPREVVFLEELPRNPTGKILKRELRDL, from the coding sequence ATGGCTAAGCTCACTGACCTGCCCAGTCAGGCTGCAAACAAGCTCGGTCGCTATCTCGAACGCGGTGGCGCCGAGTTGCATTACCTGCGCAAGATCCTGCAGTCCGGCGCGTTGAAGCTGGAGTCCCCACAGGTCATCGCCAGTGCACTCGCCGACGGAGCGCGCTGGGGCGAGCTGGGGATGATTCCCGCACTCAATGCCCGTCGTAACCCGAACGGCGTCGCCGTGATCGATGACGACGGCAGCATCACGTTCAAGGAGCTGGACGACGCTGTCAACGCGGTGGCCAACGGTCTGCTCGCGATGGGGGTGCGTGGCGGTGACGGCGTGGCGATCCTGGCCCGCAACCATCGCTGGTTCCTGATCGCCAACTACGGTGCCGCCCGAGTCGGCGCCCGGCTGATCCTGCTGAACAGTGAATTCTCCGGCCCGCAGATCAAGGACGTCTCCGAACGCGAAGGCGCCAAGCTGATCATCTACGACGACGAATACACCGCGGCGGTGGCGCAGGCCGAGCCCACGTTGGGCAAGTTGCGGGCGTTGGGCGTCAACCCGGACACCAACGAGCCGTCCGGCAGCACCGACGAGACACTGGCGCAGCTGATCGCGCGCAGCAGCAAGGCGCCGGCGCCCAAGATCACCAAGCACGCCTCGATCATCATCCTGACGTCGGGCACCACCGGTACCCCCAAGGGCGCCAACCGCAGCACCCCGCCCACCATGGCGCCGATCGGCGGCATCCTGTCGCACGTCCCGTTCCGCGCCGGTGAGGTGACGTCATTGCCGTCGCCGATGTTCCATGCCCTGGGCTATCTGCACGGCACGCTGGCCATGTTCTTCGGCTCGACCCTGGTGTTGCGGCGCCGCTTCAAGCCGGCCACCGTGCTGGAGGACCTGGAAAAGCACAAGGTGACCGGCATGGTCGTCGTCCCGGTCATGTTGTCCCGGATCCTCGACCAGCTGGAGAAGACCAGCCCCAAGCCGGACCTGTCGAACCTGCGGATCGTGTTCGTCTCCGGGTCGCAGCTCGGCGCCGAATTGGCGACCCGGGCCATGAAGGACCTGGGACCGGTCATCTACAACATGTACGGCTCCACCGAGGTCGCGTTTGCCACCATCGCCGGCCCCGCCGACCTGCAGCACAATCCCGCGACGGTGGGACCGGTGGTCAAGGGAGTCAAGGTCAAGATCCTCGACGACAACGGCAACGAACTGCCGCAGGGCCAGGTCGGGCGGATCTTCGTCGGCAACTTCTTCCCGTTCGAGGGCTACACCGGTGGCGGCGGCAAGCAGATCATCGATGGCCTGTTGTCCTCCGGCGACGTCGGCTACTTCGACGAGCGCGGGCTGCTGTATGTCAGCGGCCGCGACGACGAGATGATCGTCTCCGGCGGTGAGAACGTCTTCCCTGCCGAAGTCGAGGACCTGATCAGCGGCCACCCCGACGTGATCGAAGCGACGGCGTTGGGCGTCGAGGACAAGGAGTGGGGCGCACGGCTGCGGGCCTTCGTGGTTCGCAAGGAAGGCTCCACCGTTGACGAGGACACCATCAAGGTCTACGTGAAGGAGCACCTGGCGCGTTACAAGGTGCCCCGCGAAGTGGTCTTCCTCGAGGAGCTGCCGCGTAACCCCACCGGCAAGATCCTCAAGCGCGAACTCCGCGACCTGTAG